The DNA sequence GAATTAGAATTAACCCACCGTGAATTTGAACTGCTCCATCATTTGGCGACTCATATCGGCCAAGTCATGACTCGGGAACATTTATTGGAAACAGTCTGGGGTTATGATTATTTTGGTGATGTCAGAACTGTTGATGTTACTATCCGTCGTCTCCGTGAAAAAATTGAGGATACCCCAAGCCGGCCAGAATATATTTTAACCCGTCGTGGCGTTGGTTATTATATGAAGTCTTATGAATAATAATCCTGTTGTTGAAAATCTCAATACCTTTGAATTAGCCCTACTAATCCTTTTGGCCTTGGTTGCCCTTTACTTTATTTATCAGGCAGTTCGGGAATACCGAAATGCTAAGACTGTTCGGGCAATCAGCCAAAAGGTGACCAGTTTGATTGCTGGTGATTACACAGAAGATCTTCATTTAAAGGGAGATTCTGAACTGATTGAGTTGGGAACCAACTTGAATGACCTATCGGATGTCCTCCATCTGACTCATGAAAACCTTTCGCAAGAACGCAACCGCCTAGCTTCTGTCCTCTCCTATATGAGCGACGGAGTTTTGGCGACCAACCGTGTTGGAAAGATTACTATGATTAATGATACAGCTCGTAAACAGCTGAATCTGACACGAGAAGAAGCTCTTGAGATGAATATCATGGACCTGATTGATTCGGATGACTATGATTATCGTGATTTAATTACCCAAACCCCAGAGGTGACTCTCTATCGCCGTAATGAATACGATGAATTTATCACCTTGCGGGTCAATTTTGCCCTCAACCGAAGGGAGAGTGGCTTTATTTCTGGTTTGGTTGCTGTTTTGCATGATACAACTGAGCAGGAAAAGGAGGAGCGTGAGCGCCGCCTCTTTGTCTCGACCGTCAGCCATGAACTGCGGACTCCTTTGACTTCGGTTAAATCCTATTTGGAAGCCCTCAATGAAGGGGCTCTCAATGAGGATGTAGCCCCTAGCTTTATTCAGGTTTCGTTGGATGAAACTAACCGAATGATGCGGATGATTTCTGACCTCTTGCAGCTGTCGCGGATTGATAATGATACCAGCCATTTAGAAGTTGAAATGACCAACTTTACCGCTTTTATCACGGTTATTCTCAATCGTTTCGATCAAATTAAGAGTCAACAGGATTCCGATAAGGATTATGAAATTGTTCGCAACTATCCACTCAATCCAATCTGGGTCGAAATCGATACCGACAAGATGACCCAGGTCTTGGATAATATTCTCAACAATGCCATCAAGTACTCACCTGATGGTGGTGAGATTACAGTCTCAATGACTACCACCGATACCCAATTAATTATTTCAATCTCCGATCAGGGTCTGGGTATTCCTAAGAAGGACCTGCCTTTGATTTTCGATCGCTTCTATCGTGTAGATAAGGCGCGTAGTCGGGCTCAAGGTGGTACCGGTCTGGGCTTGGCTATTGCCAAGGAAATTATTAAGCAACATCATGGCTTTATTTGGGCTAAGAGTGAATATGGTCAGGGCTCGACCTTTACCATTGTTCTCCCTTATGATAAGGAGCCTGACGACTTTGATGATGAATGGGAGGAAGATGAGTCAGTCGATGACCAATAAAGGTTTTAAATATAGTATTTTAGCATCGGGTTCCTCAGGGAACTCCTTTTACTTGGAAACTCCCAAGAAGAAGCTCTTGATTGATGCAGGTCTTTCAGGAAAGAAGATTACCAGTCTTCTAGCTGAAATCGACCGCAAGCCTGAAGATTTGGATGCTATATTAGTTACCCATGAGCATAAAGACCATATCCACGGTGTTGGTGTTTTGGCTCGAAAGTACGGGATGCCTATCTATGCCAATAAAAAAACTTGGCAGACCATGGATGCTCACAATATGATTGGTAAGATTGACCCAGAGCAGAAACATATTTTTGAGCGGGGGAAGGTCGTGACCTTTGGCGATATTGATATTGAGAGTTTTGGTGTCAGTCACGATGCTGTTGATCCCCAATTCTACCGCTTTATGAAAGACGACAAGAGTTTTGTTATGCTGACAGATACTGGGTATGTCAGTGATCGGATGGCAGGTCTGATTGAAAATGCGGATGGCTATCTGATTGAGTCCAATCACGATATGGAAATCCTACGATCAGGTGCCTATCCTTGGAGTCTTAAGCAGCGAATCCTATCGGACAAGGGTCACCTCTCTAATGAGGATGGCTCTGAAACTATGATTCGCACTATCGGCAACCGGACCAAGAAGATTTATCTAGGCCATCTCAGTAAGGAAAATAACATCAAGGAATTGGCCCACATGACCATGGAAAACAACCTGACTCAGGCTGATTTTGGTGTTGGTCATGACTTTAAAGTCTTAGATACCTCGCCGGATGAGGCTACCCCGCTGACGGATATATAAAAATTACATGCCCTAATAAACAAAAAAACGGAGCTGGTTGGTTCTACCTAGCTCCATTTTTTAAGCAAGAGAGCCATTCTTACTGAACGGCTCCTTTTTGATTTATTCTTAATATTTAGACCATGTCTTTGGGATAAAGAGGAGGAGAACCGGATAGATTTCCAGACGTCCGGCAATCATCGCTAGAGACATAAGGAATTTGGCCCAGGGGCTGAAAATGGCGAAGGTATCCGCAGTTCCCAGCATTGGGCCAATATTGTTGAAGGTGGAAGCAACAGCACTGACCACAATAATAAAATCATTATTGTCCAAACTAATTAATAAAATCAGTCCTATGAAAATCATAGCATAGACAGTCAGGTACTTGAGAACACTGTGCTGAGTAGCCTTATCCAGCGGGCTATGGTTGACATGGAGAGACATGACACGATTGGGGTAAAGGGTTTTTAGAATTTGGTTTTTGGTAATCTTGCTGACAATCAATGAACGCATAACCTTGAAACCACCGGCTGTAGAACCAGCGGATCCCCCGATAATCATCAGCACTAAAAGGATAACCTGAGAAAAAAGGGGCCACTTGGTTAGGTCGGTAATGCCAAAGCCGGTCGTGGTGATAACATTGGAAACTTCAAAGAAGGAGTAGCGCAAACTTTGAGCCCAAGAGCCATACAGGTGGAAAATATTGAGGAAGATCAGTCCTGTAGCTATGGCTACAATGCTTAGGTAGGTTCGCAGTTCTTCATCACCAAAGAAAATCTTGAACTTCCGAATCAAGAGGAAGTAGTAGAGATTAAAATTCACTCCGAAAATCAAGGTTCCAATGGAAACGATAACTGTAATCAGGCTGCTGTGGTAGTGAGCAATGCTATCGTTATAGACAGCGAAGCCTCCAGTGCCGGCACCGCCCATAGCAGTAATGACACTATCGTAAAAGGGCATACCGCAAGACCAAAGAATGACTGCAAAAATAGCAAACATTCCCAAGTAGATAATGTAGAGAATTTGAGCAGTGTTCTTAAGTTTGGAGACTACTTTACCAAAGACGGGGCCAGGAACTTCTGCTCGCATGACTTCCAAGTGAGCATTTTTAGAATTTTCCATAATTGCCAAAGCAAAGACCAATACTCCCATCCCCCCGATTAAATGGGTGAAACTCCGCCAAAAGAGCAGGGCATGGGAGAGGACGCTGACATCGGGCAAGATAGTAGCGCCAGTCGTTGTAAAACCTGAACTGACTTCAAAGAAGGCATCCACTAGGCTGGGAATTTGACCGGAAAAGACAAAGGGCAGCGCTCCGAAGAAGGACCAGAGAATCCAACAGAGGGCGACAATCAACATCCCTTCCTTCGTATAAATACGATAGTTTTTGGGTTTAAAGGCAGAGCCTGTCAAGCCCAGCAGACCAAGAATTCCCATCGTAGTCAGTAGGCTGGCAAATGCCTGCCAATCCTCATGGTAGATGAGAGCGACAAACAAGGGAACAGTTAGCAGACCGGCTTCAATCAGTAATAATTTCGCTAGGAGGTAGCGGACCATAGAACGATTCATTCAGGCCACCTCATTTCAAAAGATCGTAAATATCAGTGATATTAGTCAGCAGGGTTACCACGACGATTTTATCACCGACCTCATAAGTATCCTGTCCGGTTGGAAACAGCGGTTTGCCCTTACGGATGATAGCAGCCACCAAGACTCCTTTTTTGAGTTGCACATCAGCCAGATGCTTACCGGCGATTTTATTCTTTTCACGGATTTCGAACTGGAGAGTTTCGATCTTACCATTAGCAATATGGTGGACAGCATCCAAACTTGACGATTCTTGAGCATTGACCCGGCCGCGGATGAAATGCATCATACTGTCGACCGCAATGGATTTTGGTGTAACAATGCTGGAAAATCCATCGGTGTCGATAATTTCCAAAAGGCTGGTTCGATTAACCTTGGTAATGTTTTTTTCAATTCCTAAGGTATCAAGAAACATGGAAGAGATGATATTTTCTTCATCGACCCCTGTCAGTGTAGCCACGGCATCGTAGTTTTCAACACCTTCTTCAACCAGAATATTTTTAGCGGTTCCGTCTCCCAAAACAATAGGGATTTCTGGAAATTCTTGGCTAAAGTATTGGCTGCGCTTTTCGGTAATTTCAATGACCTTGAGCTTAATTTTGGTGTTGCGCAAGAGATTGAGCAGATAGTAGGTAATCCGTCCTGCTCCAATAATCATCATATTCTTGATGACCTTGCTTTTGACAAAATTGTGGAAGAGAATCATTTCGATGCGGTCGCCGGTCACGTAGATTTTGTCACCAGTGAGCAGCTGATCATCTCCGTCAGGAATAATGACTTGGCCATCACGCTTGATGGCACAGACCAAGATATTACCAAATTTCCGGCGAAATTGATCGAGTGAAAGGTCGCAAAGCCTGCTCTTTTCAGTGATTTTGAATTCCATCAACATAATGCGGCCGTTGACAAAGTGTTCAACCGATAGAGCTCCTGGAAAATCAACACTGTTGGCAATGTAACGGGCTGCTAGAAGCTCAGGGTTGACCACCATGGAGAAGCCCAAGAAATTATTATCCTTAAAATAGGCATTGGAATATTCCGGATTACGGACCCGAACGATGGTTTCCTTGGCCCCCATTTTTTTAGCTAAGACGGCCGAAATCATATTGACTTCGTCTTGGTCGGAAATAGCAACAAAAATATCACAGTGCTGTACATCAGCTTGCTCCAGAATTTTATAATTGGCACCATTGCCAACGATTCCCATAATATCTAAGCGTCTGCTAACGCGACCCAAGACTTCTTCCTTTTCTTCAATTAAGGTCACATCATGCTTTTCTTCAACTAGAGAACGACATAAGGCGGTACCGACTTTACCACCGCCGACAACAATAATTTTCATTGCTTTTCCTTATATGTTAGTCTATGAACCGAATTTTTTATAAGCTCTAATGATTGTTTAGCATAGGTTTACATTCATTGCATTTGTGCGATGATTAGCTGAGTTAAAAAACAGTTCTTTAGCTTTTTAAAAATAGCCAAAAAGGCCTAAGCTAATATATTATCTTACTCTTTTTTTGGAGAAAAATCATCCCCTTTTTTAAAATAATAAGTCTTGAAACAAGATTGAAATGAACTAGTTTTTGGACTGTAAAGAAGAATTTTATAAAATGAGCGTAAAAGTCATTCTTTTTGTAACATTTAAAAATTTTTTATTTAGTAAGTGTTGACTTCTAGCCATAGAGTGCTATACTAAACTGTAGAGAATCGTTGATTTAAATCAGACCTGTTATGATTTAAGTTAATGAGCCACCACCAACCATGCTGTTTGCTGAGCTTGACTCCGGGCAGCGTGGTTATTTTTTTGCAAGTAGTGAGAAGCAAATAGTAATAAAAAATCTTGTGAGGTAGTTATGGTCGTACAACCCTTCATTCAGGAAAACTATCATGAGACCAAAGGTCGCAATCATGTGGTTCTCTTTCAGCCCCAAATTCCAGCTAATACGGGTAACATTGCCCGTACTTGTGCAGCTACTAACAGCCCCTTGCATATTATTAAGCCTATGGGTTTTCCTATCGATGATCGTAAGATGAAGCGGGCGGGTCTGGATTATTGGGATAAGTTAGATATCAGTTTCTACGATAGTCTAGCGGAGTTTCTAGTTCAATGTCAGGGGGCCATCCACCTAGTGTCCAAGTTTGCTGAAAGTATTTACTCTGATATTGATTATGCGGATGATCAGGATCATTATTTCATATTTGGGAGAGAGGACAAAGGACTGCCAGAAGACTTTATGCGAGAGCATAGTGAACAGGCTATTCGGATTCCTATGAATGATCAGCATGTTCGTAGTCTCAATCTTTCCAACACTGTCTGCATGATTGTCTATGAAGCCTTGCGGCAGCAGAACTTCAATCATCTGGATTTAGTCCACACCTATGAAAATGATAAATTAAAATAAGATAAATCCTAACAAGTGTTCATATGAGAATTTGAACAAGGCTACCTTCCCTAGAGTCGATCCATTTCTAAATTGGTTAGTAAAAATTTCGGGCCCAGCGGTCCGAGATTTTTTGTTTTAGTTTGTGATAATACGGATGATTAGGAATTCTTTGCCCATAAAGGTAATAGTTAGTTTGATAATGCAAGTAAGGCAAAAAACAATTCTAGTGAAGTGGCCCAAGGCTGGCCAAAAATTTGTCCAGTATTCCTGCTTTAGGATAAGCAGTGGTTGGGAACAAGACTTGTTGGCTTAGGCTAGGCCAAGAAGTCTTAGCCCTGCACAGTTCATGAGGTGCTTTAGTAGCAAAGAAGCTACAAGTTGGTTTTCCTGTTACCACAAGGCTGAAGCGGAAAATCTAAACGACTGTGATGACCATCGTTCATTTTATTTTCAACCCCAAAAGGTCCCTCAGAATTTTTGAGCTGTGCAGGGGTGGGTTAAAAAGGTCTGGGAGACCTTTTTAATCGGGGAATGGAGCTTGAAAGCAAGTGTCAAAAACGGCTTAGGAGAGACCATTTCAGGTCATCATCTTAAAATTAGGATGTGGTGAGG is a window from the Streptococcus criceti HS-6 genome containing:
- the vicK gene encoding cell wall metabolism sensor histidine kinase VicK: MNNNPVVENLNTFELALLILLALVALYFIYQAVREYRNAKTVRAISQKVTSLIAGDYTEDLHLKGDSELIELGTNLNDLSDVLHLTHENLSQERNRLASVLSYMSDGVLATNRVGKITMINDTARKQLNLTREEALEMNIMDLIDSDDYDYRDLITQTPEVTLYRRNEYDEFITLRVNFALNRRESGFISGLVAVLHDTTEQEKEERERRLFVSTVSHELRTPLTSVKSYLEALNEGALNEDVAPSFIQVSLDETNRMMRMISDLLQLSRIDNDTSHLEVEMTNFTAFITVILNRFDQIKSQQDSDKDYEIVRNYPLNPIWVEIDTDKMTQVLDNILNNAIKYSPDGGEITVSMTTTDTQLIISISDQGLGIPKKDLPLIFDRFYRVDKARSRAQGGTGLGLAIAKEIIKQHHGFIWAKSEYGQGSTFTIVLPYDKEPDDFDDEWEEDESVDDQ
- a CDS encoding MBL fold metallo-hydrolase — its product is MTNKGFKYSILASGSSGNSFYLETPKKKLLIDAGLSGKKITSLLAEIDRKPEDLDAILVTHEHKDHIHGVGVLARKYGMPIYANKKTWQTMDAHNMIGKIDPEQKHIFERGKVVTFGDIDIESFGVSHDAVDPQFYRFMKDDKSFVMLTDTGYVSDRMAGLIENADGYLIESNHDMEILRSGAYPWSLKQRILSDKGHLSNEDGSETMIRTIGNRTKKIYLGHLSKENNIKELAHMTMENNLTQADFGVGHDFKVLDTSPDEATPLTDI
- a CDS encoding TrkH family potassium uptake protein — translated: MNRSMVRYLLAKLLLIEAGLLTVPLFVALIYHEDWQAFASLLTTMGILGLLGLTGSAFKPKNYRIYTKEGMLIVALCWILWSFFGALPFVFSGQIPSLVDAFFEVSSGFTTTGATILPDVSVLSHALLFWRSFTHLIGGMGVLVFALAIMENSKNAHLEVMRAEVPGPVFGKVVSKLKNTAQILYIIYLGMFAIFAVILWSCGMPFYDSVITAMGGAGTGGFAVYNDSIAHYHSSLITVIVSIGTLIFGVNFNLYYFLLIRKFKIFFGDEELRTYLSIVAIATGLIFLNIFHLYGSWAQSLRYSFFEVSNVITTTGFGITDLTKWPLFSQVILLVLMIIGGSAGSTAGGFKVMRSLIVSKITKNQILKTLYPNRVMSLHVNHSPLDKATQHSVLKYLTVYAMIFIGLILLISLDNNDFIIVVSAVASTFNNIGPMLGTADTFAIFSPWAKFLMSLAMIAGRLEIYPVLLLFIPKTWSKY
- the trkA gene encoding Trk system potassium transporter TrkA; translation: MKIIVVGGGKVGTALCRSLVEEKHDVTLIEEKEEVLGRVSRRLDIMGIVGNGANYKILEQADVQHCDIFVAISDQDEVNMISAVLAKKMGAKETIVRVRNPEYSNAYFKDNNFLGFSMVVNPELLAARYIANSVDFPGALSVEHFVNGRIMLMEFKITEKSRLCDLSLDQFRRKFGNILVCAIKRDGQVIIPDGDDQLLTGDKIYVTGDRIEMILFHNFVKSKVIKNMMIIGAGRITYYLLNLLRNTKIKLKVIEITEKRSQYFSQEFPEIPIVLGDGTAKNILVEEGVENYDAVATLTGVDEENIISSMFLDTLGIEKNITKVNRTSLLEIIDTDGFSSIVTPKSIAVDSMMHFIRGRVNAQESSSLDAVHHIANGKIETLQFEIREKNKIAGKHLADVQLKKGVLVAAIIRKGKPLFPTGQDTYEVGDKIVVVTLLTNITDIYDLLK
- a CDS encoding tRNA (cytidine(34)-2'-O)-methyltransferase, producing MVVQPFIQENYHETKGRNHVVLFQPQIPANTGNIARTCAATNSPLHIIKPMGFPIDDRKMKRAGLDYWDKLDISFYDSLAEFLVQCQGAIHLVSKFAESIYSDIDYADDQDHYFIFGREDKGLPEDFMREHSEQAIRIPMNDQHVRSLNLSNTVCMIVYEALRQQNFNHLDLVHTYENDKLK